ACGAGTGACATCGGTATTCAGGTAGACGGTATCTACTGACATAGTAACGTTGGCCACGCCTTGCAACGGAATCGTCTGGTGAATCGTCAACACATTTCCGCCATGTTCCGCCAAATGGCGCAACACTTGAGACAACACACCGGAACGGTGTTCCAGCGTCAACGAGATGGTGACGATCTTGGATTTGACCATCGCATTGAACGGGAAGATCCCGTCCTTGTATTTATAAAAC
Above is a window of Polycladomyces subterraneus DNA encoding:
- a CDS encoding ACT domain-containing protein, which encodes MGFEADAYYLVKGELLPEAIQKTVEAKQLLAKGEVRTVQEAVERVGLSRSSFYKYKDGIFPFNAMVKSKIVTISLTLEHRSGVLSQVLRHLAEHGGNVLTIHQTIPLQGVANVTMSVDTVYLNTDVTRLIDGLQELDGVSRAMLVGSGE